One window of the Candidatus Methylomirabilota bacterium genome contains the following:
- a CDS encoding dihydroorotase, producing MRILIRGGRVIDPTSGLDDLLDLFIEDGKIVRIEKSTRGGRREAGGTELPEVGKARGSKTAKSGESTSGSVDRVMDATGLTVCPGLIDMHVHLRQPGREDKETIASGTMAAARGGFTAVCCMPNTDPVNDTRSVTEFILDTAKREGAVQVYPIGAITKGLKGEELAEIGELFEAGCVAISDDGRPVMNAELMRRAMEYAAMFDLPVIQHSEDLHLSGRGVVHEGLVSTELGLRGIPSASEAVMVARDLLLAELTGARLHIAHVSAAESVRLIREAKARRMRVSCEVTPHHLALTEDAVRGFNSNAKMNPPLRSEDDRQALLEGLRDGTIDVIATDHAPHTVQEKEREFDQAPNGVIGLETALAVTLTTLVAPGVLSLPQAIAKLSGEPARILKLAKGRIAEGADADLTIFDPNRDWTVDPATFASKSRNTPFAGWRLTGATVATLVGGKVVWEA from the coding sequence ATGAGGATTCTGATCAGAGGTGGGCGGGTCATCGATCCGACAAGCGGATTGGATGATCTTCTCGATCTGTTTATCGAAGATGGAAAGATTGTCCGAATTGAGAAAAGCACACGAGGCGGGAGGCGGGAAGCGGGAGGCACCGAACTACCGGAAGTCGGTAAAGCCAGGGGGTCGAAAACTGCAAAGAGCGGGGAGTCAACATCAGGCAGCGTTGATCGGGTAATGGATGCGACGGGACTGACGGTTTGTCCCGGCCTGATCGACATGCATGTCCACCTGCGCCAGCCGGGGCGTGAGGATAAAGAGACCATCGCAAGCGGAACGATGGCGGCAGCGCGGGGCGGCTTCACGGCGGTCTGCTGTATGCCGAATACCGATCCTGTCAACGACACGCGCTCAGTGACCGAGTTCATCCTGGACACGGCCAAGCGCGAGGGGGCCGTTCAGGTCTATCCCATCGGCGCTATCACGAAGGGGTTGAAAGGGGAGGAGCTGGCCGAGATCGGGGAGCTGTTCGAAGCGGGATGTGTGGCCATCTCCGACGATGGCCGCCCGGTCATGAATGCTGAACTGATGCGGCGGGCCATGGAATATGCGGCGATGTTTGATTTACCGGTCATCCAGCATAGCGAGGATCTGCATCTGAGCGGCCGGGGAGTCGTCCACGAAGGACTGGTCTCGACTGAGCTTGGGCTGCGCGGCATCCCGTCGGCGTCGGAGGCGGTCATGGTGGCGCGCGACCTGTTGCTGGCGGAGTTGACCGGCGCGAGGCTCCACATTGCCCATGTGAGCGCGGCCGAATCGGTGCGTCTGATTCGCGAGGCGAAGGCCCGTAGGATGCGGGTAAGCTGCGAGGTCACCCCGCATCATCTGGCGCTCACAGAGGACGCTGTCCGCGGCTTCAATTCCAACGCGAAGATGAACCCGCCGCTTCGCTCCGAGGACGATCGGCAGGCCCTGTTGGAGGGGTTGCGAGACGGGACTATCGATGTGATCGCGACGGATCACGCCCCCCACACGGTCCAAGAGAAAGAGCGGGAGTTTGATCAGGCCCCTAATGGTGTGATCGGCCTGGAGACAGCGCTCGCAGTGACGCTTACGACGCTCGTGGCTCCGGGCGTGTTGAGCCTGCCACAGGCGATAGCGAAACTCTCCGGCGAGCCCGCGCGCATCCTGAAGCTCGCGAAGGGACGGATCGCCGAGGGCGCCGATGCCGATCTCACGATCTTTGATCCCAATCGTGATTGGACGGTGGATCCCGCAACCTTTGCCTCCAAGAGTCGGAATACGCCGTTTGCCGGGTGGCGGCTTACCGGTGCGACGGTGGCGACGCTGGTCGGAGGTAAGGTCGTGTGGGAGGCGTAA
- the carA gene encoding glutamine-hydrolyzing carbamoyl-phosphate synthase small subunit — translation MKRALLALADGTIFEGRSFGSEGETAGEVVFNTSMTGYQEVLTDPSYKGQMVVMTYPLIGNYGINPEDAESSALAVEGFIVKEASAHPSNWRSTQTLDSYLAEQGIVGIQGIDTRALTRHLRDHGAMEGVISTHDLKPDSLIARAKASPGLIGRDLVKEVACASPYTWHEGPWHLSKGHGNSVERRASSVALADQLKLFPPPSTLHPRSFKVVAYDCGIKQNILRKLIEAGCDVTVVPPDTPASTVLDLAPDGIFLSNGPGDPEGVPYLIDNVQKLIGTKPIFGICLGHQILGLAFGGRTYKLKFGHHGGNQPVKDLTTGKVEITTQNHGFVVDIASIPDTEIELTHVNLNDHTVEGMRHRRLPIFSVQYHPEASPGPHDANYLFQRFVELMAKAGARK, via the coding sequence GTGAAAAGGGCGCTCTTGGCGCTGGCGGATGGCACCATCTTCGAGGGGCGCTCCTTTGGATCAGAGGGAGAGACCGCCGGCGAGGTGGTCTTCAACACCAGTATGACCGGCTACCAGGAGGTCCTGACCGACCCCTCATATAAGGGTCAGATGGTCGTCATGACCTATCCGCTAATCGGTAACTACGGAATCAATCCTGAAGATGCCGAATCGAGCGCTCTGGCGGTAGAGGGATTTATTGTGAAGGAGGCAAGCGCTCACCCAAGTAATTGGCGGAGCACTCAGACCCTCGACAGCTACCTTGCAGAGCAGGGCATCGTAGGCATTCAGGGGATTGACACCCGCGCCTTGACCCGCCATCTCCGGGACCATGGAGCGATGGAAGGGGTAATTTCCACACACGATCTCAAACCCGACAGCCTGATTGCCAGAGCGAAGGCCTCGCCTGGCCTGATCGGACGTGACCTGGTGAAGGAAGTCGCCTGTGCGTCGCCGTACACCTGGCACGAGGGACCGTGGCATTTGAGCAAAGGCCACGGTAACAGCGTCGAGCGTCGAGCGTCGAGCGTCGCGTTGGCAGACCAGCTTAAGCTCTTCCCTCCACCCTCCACCCTCCACCCTAGATCCTTTAAGGTGGTAGCCTACGATTGCGGGATCAAGCAGAATATTCTGCGAAAGCTGATAGAGGCAGGGTGCGACGTAACGGTGGTCCCACCGGACACCCCGGCGTCTACGGTCCTGGATCTGGCCCCGGATGGCATCTTCCTCAGTAATGGTCCCGGCGACCCGGAGGGCGTGCCCTATCTGATCGACAACGTTCAGAAGCTGATCGGCACAAAGCCGATCTTCGGCATCTGTCTGGGGCATCAGATCCTGGGCCTCGCGTTCGGGGGACGGACCTACAAGCTGAAGTTCGGTCATCACGGCGGCAACCAGCCTGTCAAGGATCTGACGACGGGGAAGGTGGAGATCACCACTCAGAACCACGGCTTTGTCGTAGATATCGCGTCGATTCCGGACACTGAGATTGAGCTGACCCACGTCAACCTGAACGACCACACTGTTGAAGGGATGCGTCATCGCCGCCTGCCGATCTTCTCCGTACAGTACCACCCGGAAGCCTCCCCCGGTCCTCATGATGCGAACTATCTGTTTCAGCGCTTCGTAGAGTTGATGGCAAAGGCTGGCGCACGCAAATGA
- a CDS encoding O-methyltransferase, producing the protein MKAQIGLIIHKEQEDYLERLLPERDLLLREMERFAHEHGVPIADPEVATFLEITVRAIRAKRALEVGTAIGYADIFMARAMSPQGKVMTIDISTEMIGKAKAYVKRAGLEDQVEFHEGPALTVIPSLDGPFDLIYLDAVKEEYRSYLDLALPLMRTGGVVVCDNVLWKGQIASNRLFGEQYRRSTEALRGFNDYFVHHPQLLAQILSVGDGLAYGVKVK; encoded by the coding sequence ATGAAGGCGCAGATCGGACTGATCATCCATAAGGAACAAGAGGACTATCTGGAGCGGCTGCTGCCCGAGAGGGACCTGCTGTTGCGGGAGATGGAACGCTTTGCGCATGAGCATGGCGTCCCCATCGCTGATCCTGAGGTCGCAACGTTTCTGGAGATCACAGTCCGGGCGATTCGGGCGAAGCGTGCGCTGGAGGTCGGAACCGCCATCGGGTATGCCGACATCTTCATGGCGCGGGCCATGTCGCCTCAAGGTAAAGTTATGACCATCGACATCAGTACCGAGATGATCGGGAAGGCGAAGGCGTATGTGAAACGGGCAGGCTTGGAGGATCAGGTCGAGTTTCATGAGGGTCCGGCTCTGACGGTCATCCCGAGTCTCGACGGGCCGTTTGATCTCATCTATCTTGATGCGGTGAAAGAGGAGTACCGGAGCTACCTGGATCTGGCCTTACCGCTGATGCGGACCGGCGGAGTTGTCGTGTGCGATAATGTCCTCTGGAAAGGGCAGATAGCGAGCAATCGGCTGTTCGGCGAGCAGTATCGTCGCTCAACAGAGGCGCTGCGCGGCTTCAACGACTACTTCGTCCACCATCCCCAGTTGCTGGCTCAGATCCTGTCGGTAGGCGATGGCCTCGCCTACGGCGTGAAGGTGAAATAG
- the carB gene encoding carbamoyl-phosphate synthase large subunit, with the protein MPKRTDIEKILIIGSGPIVIGQACEFDYSGTQACKALREEGYQVILVNSNPATIMTDPEMADRTYLEPLTVPVVEQIIARERPDALLPTLGGQTGLNLAVALAEDGILDRYGVEMIGAKLHAIKKAEDRDLFKQAMQKIGVEVPESGYADSFEQARTIVERIGYPAIIRPSFTLGGTGASIAYNRDEFDEQVQWGLNVSPVHQILVEASVIGWKEFELEVMRDLKDNVVIICSIENFDPMGVHTGDSITVAPAQTLSDKEYQLMRDAAIAVIREIGVETGGSNIQFAVNPENGRMLAIEMNPRVSRSSALASKATGFPIAKIAAKLAVGYTLDEISNDITKETTACFEPTIDYCVVKFPRFSFEKFAGADETLTMQMKSVGEAMAIGRTFKEALQKVIRSLEIEAYGLEGRIFRDLAVRGAGREARDSEVSEADRMLVRDRLRVANWERVFYLADAFRLGMTVEEIHRLTAIDPWFLENIKEIVDFEDRVIGPNGRRSGSSMLRLLTTPVMREAKALGFSDRRLADLIGSQESAVRDARKRMGIEATFKMVDTCGAEFVAHTPYLYSTYEQECEANPTNRKKIIILGSGPNRIGQGIEFDYCCVHAAFALKEIGYETIMVNCNPETVSTDYDTSDRLYFEPLCLEDVLNITERERPDGVIVQFGGQTPLKLAIPLERAGVKILGTPPDAIDRAEDRERFKQMLQHLGLNQPPNGTAVSVSEALRIARQVGFPILVRPSYVLGGRAMEIIYNESSLQEYMTRAVQASLEHPVLVDKFLEDAIEMDVDALCDGQDVVIGGIMEHIEEAGVHSGDSACSLPPRSVAQPLLDQIRVQTKAMALELGVIGLINIQFAIKDGVVYVLEVNPRASRTVPFVSKAVGVPLAKLAAKIMAGMSLKELGVTEEPGLRHVAVKEAVLPFVKFPGVDAVLGPEMRSTGEVMGIDREFGLAFAKSQVGASGALPLEGTVFLSVRDNDKPHIVLLARRLMELGFQVVATAGTAAVLKGEGVIVEAVAKVIDGVRPHIVDKMKNGEIGLVINTPGGHHARLDSYSIRRTAVTMGIPYFTTMAAARAAVEAIQAMQRGTLRVKALQEYHQVRGT; encoded by the coding sequence GTGCCTAAGCGAACCGACATCGAGAAAATCCTGATCATCGGGTCGGGTCCGATCGTCATCGGGCAGGCGTGCGAGTTCGATTACTCGGGGACACAGGCCTGTAAAGCCCTCCGGGAAGAAGGGTACCAGGTGATCCTGGTCAACTCAAATCCGGCCACGATCATGACCGACCCGGAGATGGCTGACCGAACCTACCTGGAGCCGCTGACTGTGCCTGTTGTTGAGCAGATCATCGCCCGGGAGAGGCCCGATGCGCTACTCCCCACCCTCGGGGGTCAGACCGGCCTCAATCTGGCTGTTGCACTGGCTGAGGACGGGATCCTGGACCGATATGGGGTTGAGATGATCGGGGCGAAGCTCCATGCCATCAAAAAGGCCGAAGACCGCGACCTCTTCAAGCAAGCGATGCAGAAGATCGGCGTTGAGGTGCCTGAGAGCGGCTATGCCGACTCCTTCGAGCAGGCTCGTACCATCGTCGAGCGAATCGGCTATCCGGCCATTATCCGTCCGTCGTTTACGCTCGGCGGTACCGGCGCCAGTATCGCCTACAACCGGGACGAATTCGACGAGCAGGTCCAGTGGGGTCTCAATGTGAGCCCCGTCCACCAGATCCTGGTGGAAGCCTCCGTGATCGGATGGAAGGAGTTTGAGCTGGAGGTCATGCGCGACCTGAAGGACAATGTCGTGATTATCTGTTCCATCGAGAACTTTGACCCGATGGGCGTCCACACCGGCGACTCAATTACGGTGGCTCCGGCTCAGACGTTGTCCGATAAAGAATACCAGCTTATGCGGGATGCCGCCATTGCCGTTATCCGAGAGATCGGCGTGGAGACCGGCGGTAGCAACATCCAGTTCGCCGTCAATCCCGAGAACGGACGGATGCTGGCGATTGAGATGAATCCGAGGGTCTCTCGATCCTCGGCTTTGGCCAGCAAGGCCACCGGGTTCCCGATTGCAAAGATCGCCGCCAAGCTGGCGGTGGGCTACACGCTGGACGAGATCAGCAACGATATTACGAAAGAGACCACTGCCTGCTTTGAGCCGACCATTGATTACTGCGTCGTGAAGTTCCCTCGATTCTCGTTTGAGAAGTTCGCCGGCGCCGACGAGACACTGACGATGCAGATGAAATCGGTTGGGGAGGCGATGGCAATCGGCCGGACCTTCAAAGAGGCCTTGCAGAAAGTGATCCGCTCGCTCGAGATTGAGGCGTATGGGCTTGAGGGCCGTATCTTCAGGGACTTGGCAGTGCGGGGTGCGGGGCGCGAGGCGCGAGATTCCGAGGTGAGTGAGGCGGACCGGATGCTGGTCCGAGACCGCCTTCGCGTTGCCAATTGGGAGCGGGTCTTTTACCTTGCCGATGCGTTTCGGCTGGGGATGACGGTAGAGGAGATTCACAGACTTACAGCCATTGATCCCTGGTTCCTCGAAAACATCAAAGAGATTGTGGACTTTGAGGACCGAGTGATCGGTCCCAACGGGCGCCGCAGCGGGTCATCGATGCTTCGCCTCCTGACGACCCCTGTCATGCGTGAGGCCAAGGCTTTGGGTTTTTCCGACCGGCGACTGGCCGATCTCATCGGCTCTCAGGAATCCGCTGTCCGGGATGCCAGGAAGCGGATGGGAATTGAGGCTACCTTCAAGATGGTAGACACCTGCGGCGCCGAATTCGTAGCCCATACGCCGTACCTGTACTCGACGTATGAGCAGGAGTGCGAGGCTAACCCGACCAATCGCAAAAAGATCATAATCCTGGGTTCCGGCCCGAATCGGATCGGCCAGGGGATCGAGTTCGACTACTGCTGCGTTCACGCGGCCTTCGCCCTGAAAGAAATCGGCTATGAGACGATCATGGTCAACTGCAACCCGGAAACGGTCTCGACGGATTACGATACCTCTGATCGTCTGTACTTCGAGCCGCTCTGTCTGGAGGATGTTCTGAACATTACGGAACGGGAGCGGCCGGACGGAGTGATCGTCCAGTTCGGCGGACAGACGCCATTGAAACTGGCCATCCCGCTCGAGCGGGCGGGCGTAAAGATTCTGGGAACCCCACCCGACGCTATCGACCGGGCCGAGGACCGGGAACGGTTCAAGCAGATGCTGCAGCATCTTGGTCTGAATCAGCCGCCGAATGGGACCGCCGTTTCGGTGAGTGAGGCGCTTCGGATCGCTCGGCAGGTGGGCTTCCCGATTCTTGTTCGGCCCTCATATGTCCTCGGTGGTCGGGCGATGGAGATCATTTATAATGAGTCGAGTCTGCAGGAGTACATGACTCGGGCCGTACAGGCCTCGCTGGAACATCCCGTACTGGTGGATAAGTTTCTCGAGGATGCCATCGAGATGGACGTAGATGCCTTGTGCGATGGTCAGGATGTCGTAATCGGGGGGATCATGGAGCATATCGAAGAGGCCGGAGTCCACTCCGGCGACTCGGCCTGCTCGTTGCCGCCCCGATCGGTGGCTCAGCCGTTGCTCGATCAGATCCGGGTCCAGACGAAGGCCATGGCGCTGGAGCTTGGGGTTATTGGTCTGATCAACATCCAGTTCGCGATCAAAGACGGTGTCGTGTACGTCTTGGAGGTGAATCCCCGCGCCTCGCGGACAGTCCCCTTCGTCAGCAAGGCGGTCGGCGTCCCCTTGGCCAAGCTGGCAGCCAAGATTATGGCCGGGATGAGCCTGAAGGAGCTTGGCGTGACCGAGGAGCCCGGGCTTCGCCATGTGGCGGTCAAGGAAGCGGTCCTGCCGTTCGTGAAGTTTCCAGGGGTTGATGCCGTCTTAGGGCCGGAGATGAGATCAACCGGCGAGGTAATGGGAATCGACCGCGAATTTGGACTGGCCTTTGCCAAGTCGCAGGTAGGCGCGAGCGGCGCCCTCCCCTTGGAGGGAACGGTCTTCCTGAGCGTACGGGACAATGACAAGCCGCATATCGTGCTGTTGGCGCGACGACTTATGGAGTTGGGCTTTCAGGTTGTGGCGACGGCCGGGACCGCGGCCGTATTAAAAGGTGAGGGTGTGATTGTTGAGGCAGTGGCGAAGGTCATTGACGGCGTGCGCCCGCATATTGTGGATAAGATGAAGAACGGGGAGATCGGCCTGGTTATTAATACGCCGGGGGGTCACCATGCGCGTCTGGATTCCTACTCCATCCGGCGGACCGCGGTGACGATGGGCATTCCCTACTTTACTACGATGGCCGCGGCGCGCGCGGCGGTCGAAGCGATCCAGGCGATGCAGCGCGGGACGTTGAGGGTCAAAGCGCTGCAGGAGTATCACCAGGTACGAGGCACGTAG
- a CDS encoding dihydroorotate dehydrogenase electron transfer subunit, with the protein MIAASEALVEVVANKQIAPEYFSMRLAGPARLTRFRPGQFLMLGWIDGQDPLLPRAMSIRRTKTLQLPFSKGGHGGIWRAQCEVEILYKVCGRGTTLLAGMRPGRSLRMLGPLGNGFEVPRRVTDVVLVAGGVGVPPIAALAETFAARRVSRRAKITAFLGGRSKVDLLCVPDLQRAGATVQVATEDGTAGRKGLVTELLEQYLNASHSKSPHPPFTKGGHGGIYACGPYPMLAALAPIAEKYNLPYQASLEANMACGFGACMGCVVPVKGDKRDPSACDAQAGRTYRLVCKEGPVFDGHDILWVNGTIPPIPSIRSIDQTDQI; encoded by the coding sequence ATGATAGCGGCCTCAGAGGCTCTCGTCGAAGTGGTCGCCAACAAGCAGATCGCGCCAGAGTACTTTTCGATGCGTCTAGCCGGCCCAGCGCGCCTGACGCGCTTCCGTCCCGGGCAATTCCTCATGCTCGGATGGATCGATGGACAAGATCCGCTGCTGCCTCGGGCCATGAGCATCAGGCGTACGAAAACTCTCCAACTCCCCTTTTCAAAAGGGGGGCACGGGGGGATTTGGCGTGCACAGTGCGAGGTGGAGATCCTCTACAAGGTGTGTGGCCGAGGTACGACGCTTCTGGCGGGGATGCGTCCGGGAAGGTCTCTCCGCATGCTCGGTCCGCTCGGCAACGGCTTCGAGGTTCCGCGAAGGGTGACGGACGTCGTCCTGGTTGCCGGCGGAGTCGGCGTACCCCCCATCGCTGCTCTTGCTGAGACGTTCGCTGCACGCCGAGTATCACGCAGAGCGAAGATAACCGCCTTTCTCGGCGGGAGATCGAAGGTTGACCTGCTGTGCGTTCCGGACCTTCAGCGAGCCGGCGCGACGGTCCAGGTGGCCACAGAAGACGGCACCGCCGGTCGTAAAGGACTGGTAACCGAGCTGCTGGAGCAGTATCTCAACGCCTCGCACTCCAAATCCCCTCATCCCCCCTTTACAAAAGGGGGGCACGGGGGGATTTATGCCTGTGGCCCGTACCCCATGTTGGCGGCTCTTGCGCCGATTGCCGAGAAATATAATCTGCCATACCAGGCCTCCCTCGAGGCGAACATGGCCTGCGGGTTTGGGGCCTGCATGGGTTGCGTTGTGCCGGTGAAGGGGGATAAGCGAGACCCGTCTGCGTGCGACGCACAGGCAGGTCGGACCTACCGCCTTGTCTGCAAGGAGGGGCCGGTCTTTGATGGTCACGACATCCTTTGGGTTAATGGGACTATCCCGCCTATCCCGTCAATTCGGTCGATAGACCAAACAGACCAGATATGA
- the pabB gene encoding aminodeoxychorismate synthase component I: MSELRTTHQSFNLIAEEVSNPPALTDLVGLVAAEPGLCLLDADPWAVNHWRAPCFGYDPFLTFSAKGDEITISLQGEIRRVRGDPFQHLQAALRQYGGVTSAGDVPIAGAIGYFGYDLRHHLEKLPAAAVDDLRLPDCIIYFYDRLFWFEPATGELLITSSGLPLPPGVARERRARERLQEGRDLIARAKLPGGSGPPELPHLEAPLESNMSKEQYCKALEAVLEYIAAGDIYQANISQRFATQFSGEPWALYRRLRSRFPAPFGAYLHCGPFHVLSNSPERFLLVEGNRISTCPIKGTRPRGMTVEDDARIIGHLRHDPKECAEHVMIVDLERNDLGRICQVGSVHVEQFETIETYHTLHHMVSTVAGTLEDGIDPIDCLRATFPGGSITGAPKIRAMEVIDEVEPTARGLYTGAIGFIGFSGGMELNIAIRTAIATGGRIYFQTGGGIVADSSPAREYEETLLKAETFFRTLGVGAGFGR, encoded by the coding sequence ATGTCTGAGCTTCGTACCACCCATCAGTCTTTCAACCTCATCGCAGAGGAAGTTTCGAATCCACCTGCCCTCACGGATCTGGTTGGTCTGGTTGCCGCCGAGCCCGGTTTATGCCTCCTGGACGCCGATCCCTGGGCTGTGAATCACTGGCGGGCGCCATGCTTCGGCTACGATCCGTTCCTCACCTTCTCGGCGAAGGGCGATGAGATCACTATCTCGCTCCAGGGTGAGATCCGCCGAGTCAGGGGTGACCCGTTCCAACACCTTCAGGCGGCTCTCAGGCAGTATGGTGGCGTGACGTCTGCCGGGGACGTTCCAATAGCCGGCGCTATCGGCTACTTCGGGTATGATCTTCGACATCATCTCGAAAAACTACCGGCTGCGGCGGTAGACGACCTGAGGCTGCCTGACTGTATAATCTATTTTTACGACCGTCTCTTCTGGTTTGAGCCGGCAACGGGCGAGTTGCTCATTACCTCCTCCGGGCTGCCACTGCCGCCGGGCGTCGCCCGCGAGCGAAGGGCTCGAGAGCGGTTGCAGGAGGGTCGCGACCTGATAGCGCGCGCCAAGCTGCCGGGCGGGAGCGGGCCGCCTGAGTTGCCGCATCTTGAGGCTCCTCTCGAGAGCAACATGTCGAAAGAGCAATACTGTAAGGCGCTGGAGGCGGTGTTGGAGTATATTGCCGCCGGCGATATCTATCAGGCCAACATCTCGCAGCGCTTCGCCACGCAGTTCTCCGGCGAACCGTGGGCGCTGTATCGGCGGCTTCGGAGTCGCTTCCCCGCGCCATTCGGGGCGTACCTTCACTGTGGCCCCTTCCATGTGCTGTCCAACTCTCCGGAACGGTTCCTGCTGGTGGAGGGGAATCGGATCTCGACCTGTCCGATCAAAGGGACCCGTCCTCGCGGGATGACTGTGGAAGACGATGCGCGGATCATCGGCCATCTCCGTCACGATCCGAAAGAGTGCGCCGAACATGTCATGATCGTGGATCTGGAGCGAAACGATCTGGGCAGAATCTGTCAGGTCGGCTCCGTGCATGTGGAGCAGTTCGAAACGATCGAAACCTACCACACCCTCCACCACATGGTGTCAACCGTAGCGGGCACCCTGGAGGACGGGATAGATCCGATCGACTGTCTGCGAGCGACCTTCCCTGGCGGGTCGATCACCGGGGCCCCGAAGATCCGCGCGATGGAGGTGATCGACGAGGTAGAGCCAACGGCTCGTGGCCTCTACACCGGGGCGATCGGGTTCATCGGGTTCTCGGGAGGGATGGAACTGAACATCGCCATTCGAACAGCTATCGCGACGGGCGGACGGATTTATTTCCAGACGGGCGGAGGGATTGTGGCCGACTCCTCGCCGGCACGAGAGTACGAGGAGACGCTGCTCAAGGCCGAAACCTTTTTTCGAACCCTTGGCGTGGGTGCTGGTTTTGGGAGGTAA
- a CDS encoding aminotransferase class IV, with translation MAFVYLNGRYVQAERAKVSAFDRGFSYGDGLFETIRAYTGWIFGLERHLARLKKGADQIGIPFESNVGEWRKLMGELLRRNRLQVTDASLRLTVTRGPDVLGSLLPPDAPLPPTLLLVARPLDEGIAERQQVGIGAVTVRWGSPFNPLQIKSLDYLYNMLAMAQAKREGAVEALFVEADGCVIEGTTSNVFSVSQGMVVTPPLSSGLLPGITREVVVELAKREGLIVHEAPVPLGGLLSADEAFLTGSLKEITPLIAVGGSKIGTGSPGPVTRRLQQCYRTAVKKERDQGARGAKDEG, from the coding sequence ATGGCCTTTGTCTATCTGAACGGGCGCTATGTACAGGCTGAGCGGGCGAAGGTATCGGCGTTCGATCGAGGGTTCTCGTACGGCGATGGCCTCTTTGAAACCATCCGGGCGTATACCGGGTGGATCTTTGGCCTCGAGCGCCACCTCGCTCGCCTCAAGAAAGGCGCCGATCAGATCGGAATCCCGTTTGAAAGTAACGTGGGCGAGTGGCGAAAGCTGATGGGTGAGCTGCTCCGGCGCAATCGTCTTCAAGTTACTGATGCTTCCTTGCGGTTGACGGTGACAAGAGGCCCGGACGTGCTGGGTTCTCTCCTGCCTCCCGACGCGCCCCTCCCACCTACGCTACTGTTGGTCGCCAGGCCACTGGATGAGGGAATCGCTGAACGTCAGCAGGTCGGGATCGGCGCGGTTACGGTTCGCTGGGGAAGTCCATTCAACCCGCTCCAGATCAAGTCGCTTGACTATCTCTATAACATGCTGGCGATGGCGCAGGCGAAACGTGAAGGCGCAGTGGAGGCTTTATTTGTGGAGGCCGATGGCTGCGTCATCGAGGGAACCACGAGCAACGTGTTCTCAGTCTCACAAGGGATGGTGGTGACTCCTCCTTTAAGTTCTGGGCTCTTACCGGGTATTACCAGGGAAGTGGTTGTCGAACTGGCGAAGCGGGAAGGCTTGATCGTCCACGAAGCCCCGGTCCCTCTCGGTGGGCTCCTATCTGCGGACGAGGCGTTCCTTACCGGCTCCCTCAAGGAGATCACGCCCTTAATTGCGGTTGGCGGCTCCAAAATCGGTACCGGCAGCCCCGGCCCAGTCACGCGCCGTCTCCAGCAGTGCTACCGGACAGCCGTTAAAAAGGAGCGGGATCAAGGTGCGCGGGGTGCGAAGGACGAGGGATAA
- a CDS encoding dihydroorotate dehydrogenase, whose translation MRRTRDKNVKPVVSHAKRPDLSVTVAGITMQNPVMTASGTFGYAQEFEPYVDLSRLGAIVVKTITRTPRAGNPPPRIVETPGGMLNAIGLQNVGVHAFIEEKLPYLRKLGPPVIVNIAGESIDDYVELAKRLSDQEGISGIELNISCPNVADGLIFGCNAVLAHKLISQVRQATLLPLIPKLSPNITDVVEIAQSLADAGADALSLINTLIGMAIDVRSRRPKLGNVTGGLSGPAIRPVAVRMVWEVARAVKLPLIGMGGIITADDALEFLIAGATAVAVGTGNFTSPSSAKRVIDGIEAYLIDHKVRRVTDLIGSLDLTGTAREVTKWSS comes from the coding sequence GTGCGAAGGACGAGGGATAAAAACGTGAAGCCTGTCGTGAGCCACGCTAAACGACCGGATCTGAGTGTGACTGTTGCGGGCATCACCATGCAGAACCCGGTGATGACCGCCTCCGGGACCTTTGGCTATGCTCAGGAGTTTGAGCCGTACGTAGACCTCTCTCGCCTGGGGGCCATCGTTGTCAAGACTATCACACGTACGCCGCGAGCCGGAAATCCGCCGCCTCGGATCGTGGAGACCCCCGGCGGGATGTTGAACGCCATCGGCCTCCAGAATGTCGGCGTACACGCGTTCATCGAGGAGAAACTCCCCTACCTGAGGAAGTTGGGGCCGCCTGTCATTGTCAATATCGCCGGCGAGTCGATCGATGACTACGTGGAGCTGGCGAAGCGGCTCAGCGATCAAGAGGGGATCAGCGGAATCGAGTTGAACATCTCCTGCCCCAACGTGGCCGACGGTCTGATCTTCGGTTGCAATGCGGTGTTGGCTCACAAACTGATATCGCAGGTACGGCAGGCAACACTGCTTCCACTCATCCCGAAGCTCTCACCAAATATTACTGATGTAGTGGAGATCGCGCAGTCGCTGGCGGATGCCGGGGCCGACGCGCTCTCCCTCATCAACACGCTGATCGGTATGGCCATCGACGTGCGAAGCCGTCGGCCAAAGCTCGGCAACGTGACGGGTGGACTTTCCGGCCCGGCCATCCGGCCGGTCGCGGTCCGCATGGTCTGGGAGGTGGCGCGAGCGGTGAAGCTCCCGCTGATCGGAATGGGCGGGATCATAACGGCCGACGACGCACTGGAGTTCTTGATCGCCGGCGCCACAGCGGTTGCGGTCGGGACGGGCAACTTCACCTCGCCGAGCAGCGCAAAACGGGTCATTGATGGGATCGAGGCATATTTGATCGACCATAAGGTGAGGCGCGTGACCGATCTCATCGGGTCCTTGGATCTGACCGGCACCGCCCGTGAGGTCACGAAATGGTCAAGCTGA